Proteins encoded by one window of Methyloterricola oryzae:
- a CDS encoding ABC transporter transmembrane domain-containing protein codes for MSSSESLGGAARSQRISTLRALVPFLKPYRSRAVLAFLLLCLASGALLTVPSGFRQLIDEGFLRGAVNQENARLLDWHFLMIFGLGALWAVAVAGRYYLVNWLGERVTADLRVAVYAQILRQPPEFFETLQTGEVLSRLTGDATLVQTVVGSSISMGLRSVFQAAGGLAMLAVTELRLFAITLGLLTLLILPLMILGRRVRRLSRVSQDRIADFSALAGERLNAATTVQAYTQEALESRRYAALVETSFRSAMTRSRWRAILTLLLISAVFGAVLFVLWLGAQAVAAGSMTTGQLTSFVLYAVIVAGASATLAEVWGDVMRAAGATERLMELLHARSAIESPANPLTLPNPGQAELSFDQVEFRYPSRPSVSTLTDFSLEVRSGETLALVGPSGAGKTTLFQLLQRFYDPCGGCIRFNGVDIRNLAREELRGAIAIVPQDPVIFSANAMENIRYGRPEASDQEVLAASRSAHAHEFISELAEGYRTFLGERGVRLSGGQRQRMAIARAILKNAPLLLLDEATSALDAESERLVQQGLEAAMQNRTTLVIAHRLATVRRVDRIVVMDHGRIVEQGNAEELKQAGGLFARLSALQLID; via the coding sequence GTGAGCAGCTCGGAAAGTCTCGGCGGGGCCGCACGGTCCCAACGGATTTCGACCCTAAGGGCCCTGGTTCCGTTTCTAAAACCTTACCGGAGCAGGGCGGTGCTGGCCTTCCTGCTCCTTTGTTTGGCTTCGGGGGCCCTGCTGACGGTACCTTCGGGGTTTCGTCAACTCATCGACGAAGGTTTTCTGCGGGGCGCTGTGAATCAGGAAAATGCCAGGCTTTTGGATTGGCATTTTCTGATGATCTTCGGTCTCGGAGCCCTCTGGGCTGTGGCGGTCGCCGGACGCTACTATCTGGTCAACTGGCTGGGCGAGCGGGTGACCGCGGATCTGCGAGTGGCCGTCTATGCCCAGATTCTTCGCCAGCCGCCTGAGTTCTTCGAGACCCTGCAAACCGGGGAAGTCCTCTCCCGGTTGACCGGCGATGCGACCCTGGTGCAGACGGTGGTGGGCTCTTCCATCTCCATGGGCCTGCGCAGCGTTTTCCAGGCGGCCGGCGGACTGGCCATGCTGGCCGTGACGGAGCTTCGCTTGTTCGCCATCACCCTGGGTCTACTGACCCTCCTCATTTTGCCCTTGATGATCCTGGGCCGCCGGGTCCGCCGCTTGTCCCGGGTTTCCCAGGACCGCATCGCCGATTTCTCCGCCCTGGCCGGAGAGAGGCTCAACGCCGCGACCACAGTGCAGGCCTACACCCAAGAGGCTCTGGAATCCCGCCGCTATGCGGCCTTGGTGGAAACCAGCTTCCGTTCGGCCATGACCCGAAGCCGGTGGCGGGCGATACTGACCCTGCTTCTGATCAGCGCGGTCTTTGGGGCCGTGCTGTTCGTGCTCTGGCTCGGCGCCCAGGCGGTGGCGGCGGGCAGCATGACCACCGGGCAACTCACCTCCTTTGTGCTGTATGCGGTGATCGTGGCCGGCGCATCGGCCACCCTGGCCGAGGTCTGGGGCGATGTGATGCGCGCCGCGGGCGCCACCGAGCGCTTGATGGAATTGCTGCACGCCCGTTCCGCCATCGAGTCCCCGGCCAATCCGCTTACCCTGCCGAACCCAGGGCAAGCCGAGCTCAGCTTCGATCAGGTGGAATTCCGTTATCCGTCTCGCCCTTCGGTATCCACCTTGACCGACTTCTCCCTGGAAGTCCGCTCCGGCGAGACCCTGGCGCTGGTGGGTCCGTCGGGAGCCGGCAAAACCACGCTGTTTCAGTTACTGCAGCGCTTCTACGACCCGTGTGGCGGGTGCATCCGTTTCAACGGTGTGGACATTCGCAACCTTGCCCGGGAGGAACTGCGCGGCGCCATCGCCATCGTCCCCCAGGACCCTGTCATTTTCTCCGCCAACGCTATGGAAAACATCCGCTACGGGAGGCCGGAGGCCAGTGACCAGGAAGTCCTAGCCGCTTCGCGATCCGCCCACGCCCACGAATTCATCAGCGAGCTTGCGGAAGGCTACCGGACCTTTCTCGGCGAACGGGGCGTACGTCTCTCGGGTGGGCAAAGGCAGCGTATGGCCATCGCCCGCGCCATCCTGAAAAACGCCCCCCTGCTCCTGCTGGACGAGGCGACATCGGCCCTGGACGCGGAGTCGGAACGGCTGGTGCAACAAGGGCTGGAGGCCGCCATGCAAAATCGCACCACTCTGGTCATTGCCCACCGGCTGGCCACGGTGCGGCGGGTGGACCGTATCGTGGTCATGGATCACGGGCGTATCGTCGAGCAGGGCAACGCGGAGGAACTCAAACAGGCGGGCGGGCTTTTTGCCCGGCTGTCAGCACTTCAATTGATCGATTGA
- a CDS encoding ABC transporter ATP-binding protein produces MPPEASTASDAPPPLPDTPFRFVRHFVGRFRGWFLLMVLLEAGQAASNILLPYAIGQVIETVTQAKDIASLTLEGELRYPALLFAALGLGEVLFSRASGACLIMVGPRLRKAVSGELFAYLQFHSQRYFNGHFAGALAHRITETATSVNHTLWTILFDFWPISIVFAVSIALLYRAHAELAYFVAAWAACFVTASYWLATRCQPYAQNYANTRSEVNGKIVDAVTNLSSIRLFARLAHERRYLDGYLDLEMRTGRQTFWYMERVRWFQFISALILKLGTLGYALTLWQTGAIGVADFAMSTSLSLLIISEARNLSRRFLEFFEYIGNVANGVRVIIQPHELLDNPASRAVPITRGQIEFRGVGFSYGGAQRVFDQLNVTIAPGQRVGLVGFSGSGKSTFVSLILRLYDPQEGAILIDGTDIREMTLNSLHEQISLIPQDPSLFHRSLRENIQYGRLDADEGQVRDAARQAHAHEFIEAISEGYDSLVGERGVKLSGGQRQRIAIARVILKDAPVLILDEATSSLDSVTEKSIQDSLDRAMAGKTVIVVAHRLSTIAHLDRILVFDSGRIVEDGTHSELLAQNGHYRKLWNRQAGGFLPEFDQAEIPPREGASLGS; encoded by the coding sequence ATGCCGCCTGAAGCCTCGACCGCCAGCGACGCCCCTCCCCCGCTTCCGGACACCCCTTTCCGCTTCGTCCGGCATTTCGTCGGACGCTTCCGGGGCTGGTTTCTGCTGATGGTCCTGCTGGAAGCAGGCCAAGCCGCCAGCAACATCCTGCTCCCCTACGCCATCGGCCAGGTGATCGAAACTGTCACCCAAGCCAAGGACATCGCCAGCCTCACCCTGGAGGGGGAATTGCGCTACCCGGCACTGCTGTTCGCCGCCTTGGGCCTCGGCGAAGTTCTGTTCAGCCGCGCCAGCGGCGCGTGCCTGATCATGGTAGGGCCGCGCCTGCGCAAGGCGGTGAGCGGCGAGTTGTTCGCCTACCTGCAATTTCACTCCCAACGCTATTTCAACGGTCATTTCGCGGGCGCCCTCGCGCACCGCATTACCGAGACCGCCACCAGCGTCAACCATACCCTGTGGACCATCCTGTTCGATTTCTGGCCGATCTCCATCGTGTTCGCGGTCTCCATCGCCCTGCTGTACCGGGCGCACGCCGAGTTGGCCTACTTCGTGGCCGCCTGGGCGGCCTGCTTCGTGACAGCCTCCTACTGGCTGGCGACCCGCTGCCAGCCCTACGCCCAGAATTACGCCAATACCCGCAGCGAGGTGAACGGCAAGATCGTCGATGCCGTCACCAACCTGTCCAGCATCCGCCTCTTCGCGCGCCTGGCCCATGAACGGCGCTATCTGGATGGCTACCTGGACCTGGAAATGCGCACCGGACGCCAGACCTTTTGGTACATGGAACGGGTGCGCTGGTTCCAGTTCATATCCGCGCTCATCCTGAAACTGGGCACCTTGGGATATGCCCTTACGCTTTGGCAGACGGGCGCCATCGGCGTGGCCGACTTCGCCATGAGCACCAGCCTGTCCCTGCTCATCATCAGCGAGGCGCGCAACCTGAGCCGCCGCTTTCTCGAATTCTTCGAGTACATCGGCAATGTCGCCAACGGCGTGCGCGTCATCATCCAACCCCACGAACTGCTCGACAATCCCGCAAGCCGGGCAGTGCCCATCACCCGTGGCCAAATCGAATTCCGCGGCGTCGGCTTCAGCTATGGCGGCGCGCAACGGGTGTTCGACCAGTTGAATGTCACCATCGCCCCCGGCCAACGGGTCGGCCTGGTGGGATTCTCCGGCTCCGGCAAATCAACCTTCGTCAGCCTGATCCTCAGGCTCTACGACCCGCAGGAAGGCGCGATCCTGATCGACGGGACCGACATCCGCGAAATGACACTGAACTCCCTGCATGAGCAGATCAGCCTGATCCCACAGGACCCTTCCCTGTTTCACCGCAGCCTTCGGGAGAACATCCAATACGGCCGCCTCGACGCCGATGAAGGGCAAGTGCGCGACGCGGCCCGCCAGGCCCATGCCCATGAGTTCATCGAGGCGATCAGCGAAGGCTACGATTCCCTGGTGGGCGAGCGTGGGGTCAAGCTCTCCGGCGGCCAGCGCCAACGCATCGCCATTGCCCGGGTGATCCTGAAAGACGCGCCGGTGCTGATATTGGATGAAGCCACCTCAAGCCTGGACTCGGTGACGGAGAAATCCATCCAGGACAGCCTGGACCGTGCCATGGCCGGCAAGACCGTCATCGTGGTCGCCCATCGGCTTTCCACCATTGCCCATCTGGACCGCATCCTGGTGTTCGACAGCGGCCGAATTGTCGAGGATGGCACCCACAGCGAACTGCTGGCGCAAAACGGACACTACCGCAAGTTGTGGAACCGGCAGGCTGGCGGTTTTTTGCCTGAATTCGACCAAGCCGAGATACCGCCCCGCGAGGGTGCGAGCCTGGGGAGCTGA
- a CDS encoding hemerythrin domain-containing protein — MHQLIAELHQDHINLARLLNVLEGQLLRFQADEMPDYMLLLDLVEYVESYPDLIHHPREDIIFRIYLERGRQGESSILRLMDEHKTLISQSHALRNLLEQTAQGMVSPRAAVEEAITDYLQVQRAHLDAEEGEVFALLDQALLPDDWERAQAEMPVSDDPLFGRQVQQRYRSIVDLIMGMS; from the coding sequence ATGCATCAACTCATTGCCGAACTGCACCAGGATCACATCAACCTGGCCCGGCTGCTGAATGTGCTTGAAGGCCAGTTGCTGCGGTTTCAGGCCGACGAGATGCCCGACTACATGCTGCTGCTGGACTTGGTGGAATATGTGGAAAGCTACCCCGACCTGATCCACCACCCGCGTGAAGACATCATTTTTCGCATCTATCTGGAGCGTGGAAGGCAGGGTGAATCCTCCATCCTACGCCTGATGGACGAGCACAAGACGCTGATTTCACAATCCCACGCCCTACGCAACCTGCTGGAACAGACGGCCCAAGGCATGGTCTCGCCCCGTGCAGCGGTGGAAGAAGCCATCACCGATTACCTGCAGGTGCAGCGCGCCCATTTGGACGCTGAGGAAGGGGAGGTTTTCGCCCTGTTGGACCAAGCCTTGCTGCCGGATGACTGGGAGCGGGCTCAGGCGGAAATGCCGGTCAGTGACGATCCACTGTTCGGCCGCCAGGTGCAGCAGCGCTACCGCTCAATCGTCGACCTGATCATGGGCATGTCCTGA
- a CDS encoding formylglycine-generating enzyme family protein produces MIRLGLPHRLASWLSPLLIAASAWGAQPEAAPPGMVWIPGGEFMMGSEGPLTRADERPVHRVRLDGFWMDTTEVTNAEFRRFVEATHYVTTAEQAPKLEDIMAQLPPGSPPPPADSLKPGALVFASPSVPGEYWWRWVEGANWRHPQGPESNIAGKDEHPVVQVSWYDATAYAQWAGKRLPTEAEWEYAARGGLKGKTFAWGNQHPNQGAPRANIWQGRFPFKNSGADGHTGTSPVKSFPPNGFGLYDMTGNAWEWVQDWYRADAYALGKGTKVVVNPKGPAESLDPEEPHIKKRVHRGGSFLCDESACASFRPSARMKASPDTGLMHTGFRCVKSKQSAIKPELRPQAQR; encoded by the coding sequence GTGATCAGGCTAGGCCTGCCGCATAGGTTGGCAAGCTGGCTGAGCCCGCTGCTCATCGCCGCTTCCGCGTGGGGCGCCCAGCCGGAAGCGGCGCCACCCGGAATGGTCTGGATACCCGGGGGGGAATTCATGATGGGTAGCGAGGGCCCGCTGACCCGCGCCGATGAAAGGCCGGTTCACCGCGTCAGGCTGGACGGATTCTGGATGGACACCACGGAAGTCACCAATGCCGAGTTCCGTCGCTTTGTGGAAGCCACCCACTACGTCACCACCGCCGAACAGGCGCCCAAGCTGGAAGACATCATGGCGCAGCTGCCGCCGGGCTCGCCGCCACCTCCGGCGGACAGCCTGAAGCCCGGCGCGCTGGTGTTCGCTTCCCCGAGCGTCCCAGGCGAGTATTGGTGGCGTTGGGTCGAGGGCGCCAACTGGCGCCACCCCCAGGGCCCTGAAAGCAATATCGCAGGCAAGGACGAGCATCCGGTGGTGCAAGTCTCCTGGTACGACGCCACAGCCTATGCCCAGTGGGCGGGCAAGCGCCTGCCCACCGAGGCCGAATGGGAATATGCTGCGCGCGGGGGCCTGAAGGGCAAAACCTTTGCCTGGGGCAACCAACACCCCAATCAGGGCGCGCCGCGGGCCAACATCTGGCAGGGCCGCTTCCCCTTCAAGAATTCCGGCGCCGACGGTCACACCGGAACCAGCCCGGTCAAATCCTTTCCACCGAATGGGTTCGGACTTTACGACATGACCGGCAACGCCTGGGAATGGGTGCAGGATTGGTACCGGGCCGATGCCTATGCTCTCGGCAAAGGCACAAAAGTTGTCGTGAATCCCAAGGGACCGGCGGAGAGCCTGGACCCCGAGGAACCGCATATCAAGAAGCGGGTTCACCGCGGCGGTTCCTTCCTTTGCGACGAATCGGCCTGCGCCAGCTTCAGGCCTAGCGCGCGCATGAAGGCCAGCCCCGACACCGGCTTGATGCACACGGGATTTCGCTGCGTCAAGTCCAAGCAATCCGCCATCAAACCGGAATTACGCCCGCAAGCTCAGCGCTGA
- a CDS encoding DUF6524 family protein — translation MNNDGFNWLGLFLRFLAALFVVYATYNPEGYSYYHWVASSLKTPVAQGIWNSDALKFMAGVLLLTAWIVFFNATRNSLGLLGVTLTLAICGGFIWFLSEMDVFTPESVPAFTHLVLLVIAVVLALGMSWAHMKRRLTGQVATDEVD, via the coding sequence ATGAACAACGATGGCTTCAACTGGCTAGGGCTGTTCCTACGCTTTCTCGCCGCCCTCTTCGTGGTGTACGCAACCTACAACCCGGAAGGGTATTCTTATTACCACTGGGTCGCCAGCTCGCTGAAAACACCGGTTGCCCAAGGCATCTGGAATTCCGATGCGCTCAAGTTCATGGCCGGCGTGTTGCTTCTTACCGCCTGGATCGTTTTCTTCAACGCGACCCGCAATTCCCTGGGCCTGCTCGGCGTCACGCTGACCCTGGCCATCTGCGGCGGGTTCATCTGGTTCCTCTCGGAGATGGACGTGTTCACCCCCGAGTCGGTGCCGGCTTTCACCCACCTGGTGTTGCTGGTCATCGCCGTGGTGCTGGCCTTGGGGATGTCCTGGGCACACATGAAGCGCCGGCTGACGGGACAAGTCGCCACCGACGAGGTCGACTGA
- a CDS encoding DUF2721 domain-containing protein, translating into MHQVSLSELIPTLQVAVGPVVLISGVGLLLLSMTNRLGRTIDRARHLVREMRGLQPEDREAVVRQLRILTKRATIIRRAIFLASLSVLFAAMLVILLFLFSLLHFEVAWLVGILFILCMLCLIASLIFFIRDINQALIAVRLDLGNIQD; encoded by the coding sequence ATGCATCAGGTCAGCCTCTCCGAACTCATCCCCACCCTGCAGGTCGCCGTCGGCCCGGTGGTGCTGATTTCCGGCGTGGGCCTGCTGCTACTCAGCATGACCAACCGCCTGGGCCGCACCATTGACCGCGCGCGTCATCTGGTGCGCGAGATGCGTGGCCTGCAGCCGGAGGATCGGGAAGCGGTGGTGCGTCAGCTCAGGATTCTCACCAAACGCGCCACCATCATCCGCCGGGCCATCTTCCTGGCCTCCCTCAGTGTGCTGTTCGCCGCGATGCTGGTGATCCTGCTCTTCCTGTTTTCGCTGCTGCACTTCGAGGTAGCCTGGCTGGTGGGGATATTGTTCATCCTCTGCATGCTCTGCCTGATCGCGTCTTTGATCTTCTTCATCCGGGACATCAACCAGGCGCTGATCGCCGTGCGCCTGGATCTGGGAAACATACAGGATTAG
- a CDS encoding RDD family protein — MPAPPSLIRRLSALFYDALLLLAVLFTGTALLLPFRGGHALGAGDPAYSTYLILLSFALLGWQWTHGGQTLGMRAWRLRLQSRDGGPIGWKQAAVRFSAGLLSLAALGLGFLWALVDRDRQCWHDRLAGTRLVWAGEARASGHAHDQVDD, encoded by the coding sequence ATGCCAGCGCCACCCAGCCTCATCCGGCGCCTGTCTGCCTTGTTTTATGACGCCTTGCTGCTGCTGGCCGTCCTGTTTACAGGCACCGCCCTGTTGCTCCCGTTTCGCGGCGGCCACGCCTTGGGCGCGGGGGATCCGGCCTATAGCACCTATCTGATTCTTTTGAGTTTTGCCCTGTTGGGCTGGCAATGGACCCATGGCGGGCAAACTCTGGGCATGCGAGCCTGGCGCCTTCGTCTGCAGTCGCGGGATGGCGGACCGATCGGATGGAAGCAGGCCGCCGTGCGCTTTTCCGCAGGCCTGCTGTCCTTGGCAGCGCTCGGCTTAGGTTTCCTCTGGGCGCTGGTGGACAGGGACAGGCAGTGCTGGCACGACCGCCTGGCGGGTACGCGCCTGGTCTGGGCCGGCGAGGCGCGCGCCTCAGGACATGCCCATGATCAGGTCGACGATTGA
- a CDS encoding FGGY-family carbohydrate kinase, with amino-acid sequence MAYVIGIDGGTESLRAGVFDLAGKPLAFAATPYPTDFPRPGWAEQKPTDWWDALGKSVRRAVAESGVAARDIAGLALDTTCCSVVALDQRGLPLRPALIWMDVRAAEEAGRVLATGDPALQVNGGGKGPVSAEWMMPKALWLSRHEPAVFQAAATICEYQDYLNFRLTGRMVASITNAAVRWHYQTRNGGYACRLAAALGIGELADKWPGEVVPLGDLIGTLTPEAAQHLGLRAGTPVAQGGADAFIAMLGLGVVKPGSLAFITGSSHLHLGLSARAFSGRGIWGTYADAVMPGLHVVEGGQTSTGSVVQWFKNLLGEATSYAALDAEAAALPPGAEGLLVQEHFQGNRTPHTDPLSRGAILGLSLKHGRGHIFRALLEGIAFGTEAVLQAMRGNGYVPAELVLCGGAARSALWMQIHADVSGLPLILTEVADAPALGCAILAAVGAGRYSGIEEAAGAMVKVARRIEPNPAAHATYAPLFAAYQRAYPALKLVIS; translated from the coding sequence ATGGCGTATGTGATCGGCATCGATGGCGGGACAGAGTCTCTGCGGGCGGGTGTTTTCGACTTGGCGGGAAAGCCGCTGGCCTTCGCGGCGACGCCCTACCCGACGGATTTTCCGCGCCCGGGCTGGGCGGAGCAGAAACCAACCGACTGGTGGGATGCTCTGGGCAAAAGCGTGCGTCGAGCCGTGGCCGAGTCTGGCGTGGCGGCGCGGGACATTGCGGGGCTCGCATTGGACACCACCTGTTGTTCGGTGGTTGCGCTCGACCAGCGTGGCTTGCCGCTCCGGCCCGCTCTGATTTGGATGGACGTGCGTGCCGCCGAGGAGGCAGGGCGCGTTCTGGCCACCGGCGATCCCGCGTTGCAGGTCAACGGGGGCGGCAAAGGACCGGTCTCCGCGGAATGGATGATGCCGAAGGCACTCTGGCTTTCGCGACACGAGCCGGCTGTGTTTCAGGCAGCCGCCACGATTTGCGAGTATCAGGATTACCTGAACTTCCGTTTGACCGGACGGATGGTGGCTTCCATCACCAATGCCGCCGTACGCTGGCATTACCAAACCCGGAACGGCGGTTATGCCTGTCGTCTGGCCGCGGCTTTGGGCATCGGCGAACTCGCGGACAAATGGCCCGGCGAGGTGGTTCCATTGGGCGATCTCATCGGGACTTTGACACCGGAAGCAGCGCAGCATCTGGGATTGAGAGCCGGAACGCCGGTTGCCCAGGGCGGCGCTGATGCGTTCATCGCCATGCTCGGGCTGGGCGTGGTGAAGCCCGGTTCCCTCGCGTTCATCACCGGCTCATCCCATCTGCACCTGGGACTTTCCGCGCGTGCGTTCAGCGGCCGGGGCATCTGGGGCACGTACGCGGATGCCGTCATGCCGGGGCTCCACGTGGTGGAGGGTGGGCAGACCTCCACGGGTTCGGTGGTCCAGTGGTTCAAGAACCTTCTCGGGGAAGCCACGAGCTATGCCGCCCTGGATGCGGAAGCGGCGGCACTGCCTCCCGGTGCCGAGGGCTTGCTGGTCCAAGAACATTTCCAGGGCAACCGCACCCCCCACACCGACCCGCTTTCTCGAGGGGCAATTCTGGGCCTTAGTCTCAAGCATGGGCGTGGCCATATATTCCGGGCCCTGCTGGAAGGTATTGCTTTTGGCACCGAGGCCGTATTGCAGGCCATGCGCGGCAACGGCTATGTCCCGGCAGAACTCGTCCTGTGCGGCGGTGCGGCCCGCTCGGCGCTCTGGATGCAGATCCACGCGGACGTGTCCGGGCTACCGCTGATCCTGACGGAAGTGGCGGATGCGCCGGCGCTCGGTTGCGCCATCCTCGCTGCTGTCGGTGCCGGGCGATACTCCGGCATCGAGGAGGCTGCCGGTGCCATGGTAAAGGTGGCCCGCCGCATCGAGCCCAACCCGGCTGCTCATGCGACCTATGCCCCCCTTTTCGCCGCCTACCAGCGGGCTTATCCGGCACTCAAGTTGGTTATATCCTGA
- a CDS encoding sulfatase-like hydrolase/transferase, whose product MRIFMLPRYLTVLLSACLLPASSVALAKQKPVPPNILFIIMDDVGIDQLSAFGYGGTTPPAMPNVNTIANKSVRFRNNWSMPACSPSRAVFFEGRFPMRSNVLGALGPDDLANSMVSPFDITVPKLLKQRNYQSGLFGKFHLGLQGNNPYGLGMPHSLGWDYFWGWLDETGDPSSIDTTAGGVAAAGTYSCGFVPGSDHGGADQGACYKPDNSCSDVSAAAGAINPPGRACRDSGGIFDPGKSCQASRPAYIDFSQMSAHYVSPVVINHDDGRVESVPPQDIRARGYRGSAHIDAAIEWIQSRPQGTPWMASVSFATVHTPLQQPPVALLPSDALNTNGINCASTSPEDSFPLNNQMIEAMDSEIGRLLTSIGLARRNSDGSLSYDPKSTDTMVVLVDDNGSLGYTVKQPFDPSRSKGTPYQTGIWTPLLVAGPKVNKLNRDVKHMTNIADLYQLFGEIAGIDVHKSVPWQIDSKPMLPYLANPNQGGIRKFNYSQIDLNLQANGGLNGPCQFANSCSHIPVSKSVCEDNGGVWWGVGADAPGTAGTQGLAHCCDVQVYLTNNGRANEVVSIIPQGAIAVRNQHYKFVQNFTKNYDASSNACVDTQTEELYQVNEDKTLPKLDREGSDLLVNGVSALKPQAKRNYQALKDRLARLQQSDVDCPGDGNLDLRVDQKDIDEWNKFSRMNGGLSSWYDFNLDGLTDQADYQIILDNLGTQCKPTKTGSSQ is encoded by the coding sequence ATGCGAATCTTCATGCTACCGCGTTACCTCACTGTGCTCTTGAGCGCGTGCCTGCTCCCCGCCAGTTCCGTGGCCCTGGCCAAGCAGAAGCCAGTCCCGCCCAACATCCTGTTCATCATCATGGATGACGTCGGCATCGATCAGTTGTCGGCGTTCGGTTACGGAGGAACCACGCCTCCGGCCATGCCGAACGTCAATACGATCGCCAATAAGAGCGTGCGCTTTCGCAATAACTGGTCGATGCCCGCTTGCTCGCCCAGTCGCGCGGTATTTTTCGAAGGCCGCTTCCCCATGCGCAGCAACGTCTTGGGCGCGTTGGGCCCCGATGACCTTGCCAACTCCATGGTCTCACCCTTCGACATCACCGTTCCCAAGCTGCTGAAACAGCGCAATTACCAGAGCGGCTTGTTCGGCAAGTTCCACCTGGGGCTGCAGGGCAACAACCCTTATGGCCTGGGCATGCCCCATTCCCTGGGCTGGGATTACTTCTGGGGCTGGCTGGACGAAACCGGCGACCCCTCCTCCATCGATACCACAGCCGGTGGCGTGGCTGCCGCCGGAACCTATTCCTGCGGATTCGTGCCGGGCTCCGATCACGGCGGGGCCGATCAGGGCGCCTGCTACAAGCCCGACAACAGTTGCAGCGATGTGTCGGCCGCCGCGGGTGCGATCAATCCGCCCGGCCGTGCCTGCCGTGACAGCGGTGGCATCTTTGATCCGGGCAAATCCTGTCAGGCCAGCCGGCCCGCCTACATCGATTTTTCGCAGATGAGCGCGCATTACGTCTCGCCCGTCGTCATCAACCATGACGACGGCCGGGTCGAGAGCGTCCCGCCCCAGGATATCCGGGCACGGGGCTATCGCGGCAGCGCCCACATCGACGCCGCCATCGAGTGGATCCAGTCGCGCCCGCAAGGCACGCCATGGATGGCAAGCGTCAGCTTCGCCACGGTCCACACGCCCTTGCAACAGCCGCCCGTGGCCCTGTTGCCGTCCGATGCCCTCAACACCAACGGCATCAACTGCGCGAGCACCTCGCCGGAAGATTCGTTTCCTCTGAACAATCAGATGATCGAGGCCATGGACAGCGAAATCGGCCGACTCCTGACCTCCATCGGTCTGGCACGGCGGAATTCCGATGGCAGCCTGTCCTACGATCCCAAGAGCACCGATACCATGGTGGTTTTGGTGGATGACAACGGCTCTCTGGGCTACACCGTGAAGCAGCCCTTCGATCCCAGCCGCTCCAAAGGGACGCCCTACCAGACAGGGATATGGACGCCCTTGCTGGTGGCTGGGCCCAAGGTCAATAAGCTGAACCGGGACGTCAAGCACATGACCAATATCGCCGATCTGTATCAGCTGTTCGGCGAAATCGCTGGCATCGATGTGCACAAGAGCGTGCCCTGGCAGATCGATTCGAAGCCAATGCTGCCCTATCTTGCCAACCCGAATCAGGGGGGCATCCGCAAGTTCAACTACAGCCAGATCGACCTCAACCTGCAAGCCAATGGAGGCCTCAACGGGCCTTGCCAGTTCGCCAATAGCTGCTCCCACATTCCGGTGAGCAAGAGTGTGTGCGAGGACAACGGCGGCGTTTGGTGGGGCGTGGGCGCCGATGCCCCCGGGACGGCAGGAACCCAGGGCCTGGCCCATTGCTGCGATGTCCAGGTCTATCTGACAAACAACGGCCGTGCCAACGAGGTGGTGTCCATCATCCCGCAGGGCGCCATCGCCGTCCGCAACCAGCATTACAAGTTCGTGCAGAACTTCACCAAGAATTACGACGCGTCGAGTAACGCCTGCGTCGATACCCAGACCGAGGAACTCTACCAGGTCAACGAAGACAAGACATTGCCCAAGCTGGATCGCGAGGGCAGCGATTTGCTGGTGAATGGCGTCTCCGCATTGAAGCCCCAGGCCAAGCGCAACTACCAGGCCCTGAAAGACAGGCTGGCGCGACTGCAGCAAAGCGACGTGGACTGCCCCGGTGATGGCAACCTCGACCTGCGCGTGGACCAGAAGGATATCGACGAATGGAACAAGTTCAGCCGGATGAATGGCGGATTGTCCAGTTGGTATGACTTCAACCTGGATGGCCTGACCGATCAGGCCGACTACCAGATCATCCTCGACAACCTGGGTACCCAGTGCAAGCCCACCAAAACCGGATCATCGCAGTGA